One genomic segment of Oreochromis aureus strain Israel breed Guangdong linkage group 9, ZZ_aureus, whole genome shotgun sequence includes these proteins:
- the LOC120441755 gene encoding transcription factor Adf-1-like isoform X2, producing the protein MEERLINAVANHPELYDTSCFLYRDRNIKDRAWRKISEEIGQPEDICRRKWKNLRDTYSKEKRTEKEKRSGSAAGSGRRWKFFAVMGFLDPFLTPRETSGNMVRTVENIPPEDQGQPGEAAGECQSEGFL; encoded by the exons ATGGAGGAAAGGCTCATCAACGCGGTTGCTAACCACCCGGAGCTGTAcgacaccagctgctttctgtaccgagacaggaatataaaggaccgagcttggaggaagataagtgaggagatcgggcaacctg aggacatctgcaggAGAAAGTGGAAGAATCTCAGGGACACATACAGCAAGGAGAAGAggacagagaaggagaagaggagtgGGTCTGCAGCAGGATCGGGGAGGAGATGGAAGTTCTTCGCGGTCATGGGGTTTCTGGACCCCTTCCTCACCCCACGGGAGACTAGCGGCAATATGGTGCGGACCGTGGAGAACATCCCCCCCGAGGACCAGGGACAGCCCGGAGAGGCAGCAGGGGAGTGTCAGTCAGAag
- the LOC120441755 gene encoding uncharacterized protein LOC120441755 isoform X1 — MEERLINAVANHPELYDTSCFLYRDRNIKDRAWRKISEEIGQPEDICRRKWKNLRDTYSKEKRTEKEKRSGSAAGSGRRWKFFAVMGFLDPFLTPRETSGNMVRTVENIPPEDQGQPGEAAGECQSEGNGEKDNAAMATGSTHPVRSGASQLL; from the exons ATGGAGGAAAGGCTCATCAACGCGGTTGCTAACCACCCGGAGCTGTAcgacaccagctgctttctgtaccgagacaggaatataaaggaccgagcttggaggaagataagtgaggagatcgggcaacctg aggacatctgcaggAGAAAGTGGAAGAATCTCAGGGACACATACAGCAAGGAGAAGAggacagagaaggagaagaggagtgGGTCTGCAGCAGGATCGGGGAGGAGATGGAAGTTCTTCGCGGTCATGGGGTTTCTGGACCCCTTCCTCACCCCACGGGAGACTAGCGGCAATATGGTGCGGACCGTGGAGAACATCCCCCCCGAGGACCAGGGACAGCCCGGAGAGGCAGCAGGGGAGTGTCAGTCAGAag GAAACGGGGAGAAAGACAATGCTGCCATGGCAACCGGGAGTACACATCCTGTCCGGAGCGGGGCATCTCAACTGCTCTAA